A section of the Rummeliibacillus pycnus genome encodes:
- the pyrE gene encoding orotate phosphoribosyltransferase, with translation MTIQKEVAQGLLEVGAVELSPNDLFTWASGIKSPIYCDTRLTISYPKVRKTIAAGLAELIKENFPETEVVAGTATAGIPHAAWVSEILDLPMVYVRSKPKDHGRGNQTEGKLREGQKVVVVEDIISTGGSSITAVEALRREGAEVLGVVSVYSYMLPRAQENFDQVGVPYKSLSNFEALVQTAKENGSIQEEDIPGLLQWHADLKAGKL, from the coding sequence ATGACAATTCAAAAAGAAGTAGCACAAGGATTATTAGAAGTAGGAGCAGTAGAACTAAGTCCGAATGACTTATTTACTTGGGCATCAGGAATTAAATCACCAATTTACTGTGATACTCGACTAACAATCTCATACCCTAAGGTTCGTAAAACAATTGCAGCTGGTCTTGCTGAATTAATTAAAGAAAACTTCCCTGAAACAGAAGTTGTTGCGGGTACAGCTACAGCCGGTATTCCACATGCCGCTTGGGTAAGTGAAATTTTAGATTTACCAATGGTTTATGTGCGTTCAAAACCCAAAGATCATGGTAGAGGTAATCAAACAGAGGGTAAATTACGCGAAGGACAAAAAGTAGTTGTTGTAGAAGATATCATTTCAACTGGAGGTTCAAGTATTACTGCAGTAGAAGCACTTCGTCGAGAAGGAGCAGAAGTTTTAGGGGTTGTATCCGTTTATTCTTATATGTTGCCTCGTGCACAAGAAAACTTTGATCAAGTAGGAGTACCATATAAAAGTCTATCAAACTTTGAAGCGTTAGTACAAACTGCCAAAGAAAATGGTTCTATCCAAGAAGAAGATATTCCAGGATTATTACAATGGCACGCTGATTTAAAAGCAGGAAAACTATAA
- a CDS encoding VOC family protein: MIEKLDESFPQYTIDAATSVERVVLKVIDLTRQIDFYEQVVGLTLLGKTEDFAYLGAKNDTKVLLELRKTAEKIQPAKSTGLFHIAFLVPSREDFATKFFEILRNKETVDSPLEQVNRFPHFERIIPIAKLDSASDHGYSEAFYLSDVEGNGIEIYADRPQEDWDKYPEGSNPLNFKELSNIAQFETDGKLPQGTTIGHVHLRVDDLEKTLAFYNEVLGFESQLVLNDAFFVSAGGYHHHIAGNTWSGSNVARPLSMHSGLQEVQFQLPTKKTYFEMKNHVKQFIQIQDLENYFVVADPSGNRLVFLTGVK, translated from the coding sequence ATGATTGAAAAATTAGATGAATCTTTTCCTCAATATACAATTGATGCTGCAACTTCTGTAGAACGGGTCGTTTTAAAAGTAATCGATTTAACAAGACAAATCGATTTTTATGAACAAGTAGTGGGGTTAACATTACTTGGTAAGACAGAAGACTTTGCCTATTTAGGAGCAAAAAATGATACAAAAGTTCTTTTAGAATTAAGGAAGACAGCTGAAAAAATTCAACCTGCTAAAAGTACAGGCTTATTTCATATCGCCTTTCTTGTTCCAAGTAGAGAAGATTTTGCTACGAAATTCTTTGAGATACTTCGCAACAAAGAAACAGTAGATAGTCCATTAGAACAAGTAAACCGTTTCCCACATTTTGAACGTATTATTCCAATAGCAAAACTTGATAGTGCAAGTGATCATGGATATAGTGAAGCATTCTATCTATCTGATGTTGAAGGTAATGGAATTGAAATCTATGCTGATCGGCCACAAGAGGATTGGGATAAGTATCCTGAGGGAAGTAATCCACTAAATTTTAAAGAGCTTTCTAATATTGCTCAATTTGAAACAGATGGGAAGTTACCACAGGGGACAACTATTGGGCATGTACACCTGCGAGTTGATGATTTAGAAAAAACATTGGCTTTTTACAACGAAGTACTAGGCTTTGAATCTCAACTAGTATTAAATGATGCTTTCTTTGTTTCTGCAGGAGGCTATCATCACCATATTGCTGGTAACACTTGGTCAGGAAGCAATGTTGCTCGTCCACTTTCTATGCATAGTGGATTACAAGAAGTACAATTTCAACTTCCAACAAAAAAAACTTATTTTGAGATGAAAAATCATGTAAAACAATTTATTCAAATCCAGGACCTAGAAAATTATTTTGTAGTAGCTGACCCAAGTGGGAATCGTTTAGTTTTCTTAACAGGGGTGAAATGA
- a CDS encoding carbamoyl phosphate synthase small subunit: MTTRKLILETGEVFEGKAFGSEKESDGEVVFTTGMTGYQETLSDPSFCGQIVTMTYPLIGNYGINRDDFETITPAIKGFVVHELAKAPSNFRNEGTLDDYFKLKDIPGIEGIDTRKLTRLIRNEGAVKGYLSAAGVEVNVEEVVNRLRNTTFPIDQVAQVSTKSAYPSPGRGKRVVLMDFGMKHGILRELNKRDCDVIVVPYNTTAKEVLAYHPDGIMLSNGPGNPQDVPEAIETVRGLIGKVPIFGICLGHQLFGLACGAKSFKLKFGHRGANHPVKDLRTGRTELTSQNHGFAIDSDSLEGTDLEVTHVALNDGTCEGLRHKKYPVFTVQYHPEASPGPEDPNHLFDEFIELMNNNTREEQKQHA; encoded by the coding sequence ATGACAACAAGAAAACTGATTTTAGAAACAGGCGAAGTATTTGAAGGAAAAGCTTTTGGTAGTGAAAAAGAATCTGATGGTGAAGTTGTATTCACTACAGGTATGACAGGTTATCAAGAAACGCTTTCAGACCCATCGTTTTGCGGTCAAATTGTTACGATGACCTATCCATTAATAGGAAATTACGGCATAAACCGTGATGACTTTGAAACAATTACTCCTGCAATCAAAGGTTTCGTAGTTCACGAATTAGCAAAAGCACCATCAAACTTCCGAAATGAAGGAACATTAGATGACTACTTCAAGTTGAAAGACATTCCTGGTATTGAAGGAATAGATACACGAAAACTAACTCGTTTGATTCGTAACGAAGGGGCAGTTAAAGGGTATCTTTCAGCAGCAGGCGTAGAAGTAAATGTAGAAGAAGTAGTAAATCGTCTACGTAACACAACATTTCCAATAGACCAAGTGGCTCAAGTATCTACTAAAAGTGCTTATCCATCTCCGGGACGTGGAAAACGCGTTGTATTAATGGATTTCGGTATGAAACATGGGATTCTTCGTGAATTAAACAAACGTGACTGTGATGTCATTGTTGTACCATATAATACTACTGCAAAAGAAGTTCTAGCTTACCATCCTGACGGTATTATGTTATCGAATGGACCAGGAAATCCACAAGATGTACCTGAGGCAATCGAAACGGTAAGAGGATTAATTGGAAAAGTGCCAATCTTCGGCATTTGCTTAGGGCATCAATTATTCGGACTTGCATGTGGGGCAAAATCATTCAAACTGAAATTTGGACATCGTGGTGCGAACCATCCGGTAAAAGATCTTCGCACAGGTCGTACAGAATTAACTTCTCAAAATCATGGCTTTGCGATTGATAGTGACTCACTTGAAGGAACAGATTTGGAAGTGACTCATGTTGCCTTAAATGATGGAACTTGTGAAGGTTTACGTCACAAGAAATATCCAGTATTCACTGTGCAATATCATCCAGAAGCTTCACCTGGACCTGAAGATCCTAATCACTTATTCGATGAATTTATCGAGTTAATGAATAACAATACTAGAGAGGAGCAAAAACAACATGCCTAA
- the carB gene encoding carbamoyl-phosphate synthase large subunit has product MPKRQDIKSILVIGSGPIVIGQAAEFDYAGTQACLSLKEEGYRVILINSNPATIMTDTEIADTVYIEPISLEFVTRILRKERPDAILPTLGGQTGLNMAIELHKSGILDELGIEILGTKLDAINQAEDRDLFRNLMYELDVPTPESEIIHNLAEAEAFVEKIGYPVIVRPAFTLGGTGGGICYNEQDLHEIVSSGLKYSPVTQCLLEKSIAGYKEIEYEVMRDSKDNAIVVCNMENVDPVGIHTGDSIVVAPSQTLSDREYHMLRNVSLKIIRALGIEGGCNVQLALDPNSFNFYIIEVNPRVSRSSALASKATGYPIAKLAAKIAVGLTLDEMINPVTGKTYACFEPALDYVVAKIPRWPFDKFETAKRNLGTQMKATGEVMAIGRNFEEAMLKAVRSLETGHKHIEMKNAEELSDAWIEKRVKKAGDERLFFLGEALRRGVTIEQIHEWSKIDLFFLDKFKNIIDYETTLKENPQDIEVLRHAKKIGFADETIGKLWGMTEGEVYDFRKEHGIIPVYKMVDTCAAEFESETPYFYGTYEDENESIRSDRESVIVLGSGPIRIGQGVEFDYATVHSVWAIQEAGYEAIIINSNPETVSTDFSISDKLYFEPLTIEDVMHIIDLEQPKGVVVQFGGQTAINLADKLEARGVKILGTSLDAIDRAESRDRFEEALHELGIPQPKGKTATNTPQAIAIAEDIGYPVLVRPSYVLGGRAMEIVYNTDELKHYMENAVEASPEHPVLIDRYLTGKEIEVDAICDGENVLIPGIMEHIERAGVHSGDSIAVYPPQNLSQKHIDTLVDYTTRLAKGLGIIGLMNIQYVISKDVVYVIEVNPRASRTVPFLSKITNIPMANVATKAILGQSITQQGYPTGLAQAKDGVFVKVPVFSFAKLRRVDTTLGPEMKSTGEVMGKDSTLEKALYKGFVAAGMKIEDHGAVLMTVADKDKAEAIALAKRFVEIGYSILATPGTAEALKQAGIQSTVVDKIGSNGPTLLDVIQNGNAQLVINTLTKGKQPARDGFRIRRESVENGVACLTSLDTAEAILRVIESMTFTASAMPKAELEVHA; this is encoded by the coding sequence ATGCCTAAACGTCAAGATATTAAATCCATTTTAGTAATCGGTTCCGGTCCAATTGTTATTGGACAGGCAGCAGAATTCGACTATGCAGGTACGCAAGCCTGTCTATCTCTAAAAGAGGAAGGTTACCGAGTTATTCTGATTAACTCAAACCCCGCAACAATTATGACAGATACTGAAATTGCAGATACGGTTTACATAGAGCCGATCTCACTGGAATTTGTTACTCGTATTCTACGAAAAGAACGTCCAGATGCTATCTTACCTACACTTGGTGGTCAAACTGGTTTGAATATGGCAATTGAGCTTCATAAATCAGGTATTTTAGATGAACTAGGAATTGAAATACTTGGTACAAAATTAGATGCGATTAATCAAGCAGAGGACCGCGACTTATTCCGTAATCTAATGTATGAATTAGATGTACCAACACCGGAATCAGAAATCATTCATAACTTAGCTGAAGCTGAAGCATTTGTTGAAAAAATTGGTTATCCAGTAATTGTTCGTCCAGCCTTTACGCTTGGCGGTACTGGTGGCGGTATTTGCTACAATGAACAAGATCTTCATGAAATTGTTTCATCAGGCTTAAAATATTCTCCAGTAACACAATGCCTACTTGAAAAATCAATTGCTGGCTACAAGGAAATTGAATATGAAGTAATGCGTGACTCAAAAGACAATGCGATTGTAGTATGTAACATGGAAAATGTTGATCCTGTAGGAATTCATACAGGTGATTCGATCGTAGTCGCTCCTTCTCAAACACTTTCTGATCGCGAATATCATATGTTACGTAATGTATCTTTGAAAATTATTCGCGCTCTAGGGATTGAAGGTGGTTGTAACGTTCAACTTGCACTAGATCCAAATAGCTTTAACTTCTATATTATCGAAGTAAACCCTCGTGTATCCCGCTCATCAGCTCTTGCTTCAAAAGCAACAGGGTATCCAATTGCCAAACTAGCTGCCAAAATTGCAGTAGGTTTAACACTAGATGAGATGATTAATCCAGTAACAGGAAAAACTTATGCTTGCTTCGAACCAGCACTTGACTATGTTGTAGCTAAAATTCCACGTTGGCCATTTGATAAATTTGAAACGGCAAAACGTAACTTAGGTACTCAAATGAAAGCAACTGGGGAAGTTATGGCAATCGGTCGTAATTTTGAAGAAGCTATGTTAAAAGCTGTTCGATCATTAGAAACAGGTCATAAACATATAGAAATGAAAAATGCTGAAGAACTATCGGATGCATGGATTGAAAAACGTGTAAAAAAAGCAGGAGATGAACGTCTGTTCTTCTTGGGCGAAGCGCTTAGAAGAGGTGTAACAATCGAACAAATCCATGAATGGAGCAAAATCGATTTATTCTTCTTAGATAAATTCAAAAATATCATTGATTATGAAACTACTTTAAAAGAAAACCCACAAGATATTGAAGTTTTACGTCATGCAAAGAAAATTGGTTTTGCAGATGAAACAATTGGCAAACTATGGGGTATGACAGAAGGAGAAGTATACGACTTCCGTAAAGAACATGGTATTATTCCAGTTTACAAGATGGTCGATACTTGTGCAGCAGAATTCGAATCCGAAACACCATACTTCTATGGCACATACGAAGATGAGAATGAATCAATTCGCTCTGATCGAGAATCGGTGATCGTACTTGGCTCTGGTCCAATTCGTATCGGACAAGGGGTTGAATTTGACTATGCAACTGTACATTCTGTATGGGCAATTCAAGAAGCAGGATACGAAGCAATTATCATCAACTCAAATCCAGAAACCGTATCAACAGACTTCTCTATTTCAGACAAACTTTACTTTGAACCATTAACAATTGAAGATGTAATGCATATTATCGATCTCGAACAACCAAAAGGTGTTGTCGTTCAATTCGGTGGTCAAACAGCCATTAACCTTGCAGATAAGTTAGAAGCGCGAGGTGTGAAAATTTTAGGTACATCCCTTGACGCAATCGACCGAGCAGAATCACGTGATCGTTTCGAGGAAGCTCTTCATGAATTGGGTATTCCTCAACCAAAAGGTAAAACAGCTACAAATACACCACAAGCAATCGCAATCGCTGAAGATATAGGCTACCCAGTCCTAGTTCGTCCTTCTTATGTATTGGGAGGACGTGCAATGGAAATTGTCTACAACACAGATGAGTTAAAACACTATATGGAGAATGCGGTTGAAGCATCTCCTGAGCATCCAGTATTAATCGATCGTTACTTAACTGGTAAAGAAATTGAAGTCGATGCAATTTGCGATGGAGAAAATGTTCTAATCCCAGGGATTATGGAACATATCGAACGTGCAGGGGTTCACTCAGGTGACTCAATAGCAGTATATCCACCTCAAAACTTATCACAAAAACATATAGATACATTGGTGGATTATACAACAAGACTTGCAAAAGGTTTAGGAATTATAGGGTTGATGAATATTCAATATGTAATTTCAAAAGATGTTGTCTATGTAATCGAAGTAAACCCACGTGCATCACGTACAGTCCCATTCCTAAGTAAAATTACGAATATTCCAATGGCAAATGTTGCAACAAAAGCTATTCTAGGTCAATCCATTACACAACAAGGTTATCCAACTGGTTTAGCTCAAGCAAAAGATGGAGTGTTCGTAAAAGTCCCAGTATTCAGCTTTGCTAAACTACGTCGTGTTGATACAACATTAGGACCTGAAATGAAATCAACAGGTGAAGTTATGGGGAAAGACAGTACGCTTGAAAAAGCACTATATAAAGGTTTTGTTGCAGCAGGCATGAAGATAGAAGATCATGGTGCAGTATTAATGACTGTTGCAGACAAAGATAAAGCAGAAGCCATTGCACTTGCAAAACGCTTTGTTGAAATTGGCTACTCAATTCTAGCAACACCAGGTACAGCAGAAGCATTGAAACAAGCTGGTATCCAATCAACTGTAGTAGATAAAATTGGCTCAAACGGTCCAACATTATTGGATGTTATTCAAAATGGTAATGCTCAACTAGTGATCAATACACTTACTAAAGGAAAACAACCAGCACGTGATGGCTTTAGAATTCGTCGTGAATCAGTAGAAAATGGCGTTGCTTGTCTAACTTCCCTTGATACAGCAGAAGCAATTTTACGTGTAATTGAATCGATGACATTCACAGCTAGTGCTATGCCAAAAGCAGAGTTAGAGGTGCACGCATGA
- a CDS encoding dihydroorotate dehydrogenase electron transfer subunit, with the protein MIKQERMKVVRHKQIADDIFELTLIGQLSLEMKQPGQFVHIRVSDSFEPLLRRPISICSIDPEHMEFTMLYRAGGRGTKILSLKQPGDEVDVLGPLGNGFPVEEAETGETALLVGGGIGVPPLYELSKQLNAKGVRTIHVLGFQSINNVFYEKQFSELGDTYIVTADGSYGSKGFVTDLLAQLNPEFNVFYSCGPIPMLKALEQAFPDKKGFLSFEERMGCGIGACYACVCETTDAVAKDYLKICSDGPVFPRGVVAL; encoded by the coding sequence ATGATTAAACAAGAAAGAATGAAAGTAGTTCGTCATAAACAAATAGCAGACGATATTTTTGAGCTGACCTTAATTGGTCAGCTTTCCCTTGAAATGAAACAACCTGGTCAGTTCGTACACATTCGTGTTTCAGATAGCTTTGAACCATTACTTAGAAGACCCATTAGTATATGCTCAATTGATCCAGAACATATGGAATTTACAATGCTCTATCGTGCTGGTGGACGTGGTACAAAAATACTTTCTTTAAAACAACCTGGTGATGAAGTCGATGTACTAGGACCATTAGGAAATGGATTCCCGGTGGAAGAGGCTGAAACAGGTGAAACAGCATTACTTGTTGGAGGAGGAATAGGTGTACCGCCGTTATATGAACTTTCGAAACAGCTTAATGCAAAAGGTGTTCGGACAATACATGTATTAGGGTTCCAATCCATCAATAATGTCTTTTATGAGAAACAATTTAGTGAACTAGGTGACACATATATTGTGACTGCTGATGGAAGCTACGGATCAAAAGGGTTTGTTACTGATTTATTAGCACAGCTTAACCCTGAATTTAATGTTTTCTATAGCTGTGGTCCAATTCCAATGCTAAAAGCGTTAGAGCAAGCATTTCCTGATAAAAAAGGATTCCTATCTTTTGAAGAACGAATGGGCTGTGGTATAGGTGCTTGTTATGCTTGTGTATGTGAGACAACAGATGCTGTAGCAAAGGATTATTTAAAAATTTGTTCAGATGGTCCTGTCTTTCCGAGAGGAGTGGTTGCACTATGA
- a CDS encoding winged helix-turn-helix transcriptional regulator translates to MSMADYKEKGNVQETPFGYTISVIGGKWKMLIIYLLAENQPVRFNDLKRKIEAITFKTLSSQLKQLEEDGIVRRKEYPQIPPKVEYSLTHKAETLLPVLEQLCEWGEKNSNN, encoded by the coding sequence ATGAGTATGGCTGACTATAAAGAAAAAGGTAATGTTCAAGAGACCCCTTTTGGTTATACAATTTCAGTGATTGGTGGCAAATGGAAAATGCTTATTATTTACCTTCTGGCAGAAAACCAACCCGTTCGATTTAATGATTTGAAAAGAAAAATAGAAGCTATTACTTTTAAAACATTGAGTTCACAACTCAAACAATTGGAAGAGGATGGGATTGTTAGACGCAAAGAGTATCCTCAAATTCCTCCTAAAGTTGAGTACAGTCTCACACATAAAGCAGAAACCCTATTACCTGTTTTGGAACAATTATGTGAGTGGGGAGAAAAAAACAGCAATAATTAA
- the pyrF gene encoding orotidine-5'-phosphate decarboxylase: MTHKPMIALDFPSEERVFNFLSQFDEPLFVKVGLELYLQEGPSIIKKIKELGHEVFLDLKLHDIPNTVKSAMRGLAKLGVDVVNVHAAGGSLMMKAALEGLQEGTPDGKKRPSLIAVTQLTSTSEEQMQQEQKIGTTLEESVLNYAKLAKASGLDGVVCSVLEAKAIEKVCGKEFLKVTPGIRLSGGASHDQKRVATPAFAKENGSTHIVVGRAITQADDVVKAYHTVQAQWGGQ; this comes from the coding sequence ATGACACATAAGCCGATGATCGCATTAGATTTTCCATCAGAAGAGAGAGTTTTTAACTTTCTCTCTCAGTTCGACGAGCCATTATTTGTGAAAGTTGGTCTAGAACTCTATTTACAAGAAGGCCCATCCATTATAAAAAAAATAAAAGAGCTTGGTCATGAAGTGTTTTTAGATTTAAAACTTCATGACATTCCAAACACTGTTAAGTCTGCCATGAGAGGTTTAGCAAAATTAGGTGTGGATGTTGTAAATGTTCATGCTGCTGGTGGAAGTTTGATGATGAAAGCAGCACTTGAAGGATTACAAGAAGGTACTCCTGATGGTAAGAAGCGCCCATCATTAATCGCAGTAACACAGCTTACATCAACTTCAGAAGAGCAAATGCAGCAAGAACAAAAAATAGGAACTACACTAGAAGAATCTGTACTTAATTATGCAAAGCTTGCAAAAGCATCTGGACTTGATGGAGTAGTTTGCTCTGTCTTAGAAGCAAAAGCAATCGAAAAAGTATGTGGCAAGGAATTTCTGAAGGTTACACCAGGGATTCGCTTATCAGGCGGTGCTTCACATGACCAAAAACGTGTGGCAACACCTGCATTCGCAAAAGAAAATGGATCAACACATATCGTAGTGGGACGCGCAATTACACAAGCGGATGATGTAGTAAAGGCGTATCACACAGTACAAGCACAATGGGGAGGACAATAA
- a CDS encoding dihydroorotate dehydrogenase: MNRLQVDLPGLTLKNPIIPASGCFGFGQEYAKLYDLSKLGAIMIKATTLETRKGNPTPRVAETSSGMLNAIGLQNPGLAHVMEYELPWLEQYDVPIIANVAGTETADYVAVAEKISTAPNVKALELNISCPNVKCGGIQFGTDAKTASELTAAVKAVSNVPVYVKLSPNVTNIGEIAKAVEAGGADGLTMINTLIGMRLNPITGKPVIANGTGGLSGPAVKPVAIRMVYDVSQQVKIPIIGMGGITNAEDVIDFLSAGASAVAVGTANFVDPFVCPNIIDALPHKLDELACEKLTDIMGRSHR, encoded by the coding sequence ATGAATCGATTACAAGTAGATTTACCTGGTTTAACATTGAAAAACCCCATCATTCCTGCATCAGGTTGCTTCGGTTTTGGTCAAGAATATGCAAAATTATACGATCTTTCCAAATTAGGTGCTATTATGATCAAAGCGACAACATTAGAAACAAGAAAAGGAAATCCAACGCCTCGTGTAGCAGAAACCTCTTCAGGTATGTTAAATGCCATTGGCCTACAAAATCCAGGTTTAGCCCATGTAATGGAATATGAATTACCATGGTTAGAACAATATGATGTACCCATCATTGCAAATGTAGCTGGAACAGAAACTGCTGATTATGTAGCTGTCGCAGAAAAAATTTCAACGGCTCCAAATGTGAAAGCTCTAGAACTTAATATCTCATGTCCAAATGTAAAATGTGGTGGTATTCAATTTGGTACGGATGCAAAAACTGCTAGCGAATTAACAGCTGCTGTCAAAGCTGTATCAAATGTTCCTGTATATGTAAAACTATCACCTAATGTTACAAATATTGGAGAGATTGCAAAGGCAGTTGAAGCAGGTGGTGCGGATGGTCTAACAATGATTAATACATTAATCGGAATGCGGCTAAATCCCATCACTGGAAAACCAGTTATTGCCAATGGAACTGGAGGATTATCAGGTCCAGCTGTAAAACCGGTTGCTATACGAATGGTGTACGATGTAAGCCAACAAGTGAAAATTCCAATCATTGGTATGGGCGGTATTACAAATGCTGAAGATGTCATTGATTTCTTATCTGCGGGTGCAAGTGCAGTAGCTGTTGGTACTGCGAACTTTGTAGATCCTTTTGTATGTCCGAATATCATTGATGCACTCCCTCATAAATTAGATGAATTAGCCTGTGAAAAACTAACGGATATTATGGGAAGGAGCCACCGATAA
- a CDS encoding dihydroorotase: protein MTKLIKNVQMLNEQGDLVATEIFIENGKIAAIGEHLDYSTDEIIDGKGHVIAPGFVDVHVHLREPGFEHKETIATGSLSAAKGGFTTICAMPNTKPVPDSAKNLNLINGLIEKSAVVRVLPYGSLTVAQSGDARTNLQELKEHGAVAFSDDGVGVQAASTMYEQMKDAATIGMTVVAHCEDNSLIYDGVMHEGKRNKELGLPGIPSICESVQIARDVLLAEAAGAHYHVCHVSTKESVRVVRDAKAAGINVTAEVCPHHLLLEEMDIPSDDANWKMNPPLRANEDWQALHDGLLDGTIDCIATDHAPHTQEEKCCGMVGAPFGIVGFETAFPLLYTQFVETGKWTLKQLIDWMTVKPAKLFNLPYGKIEVGTSADLILIDLEKKKEVKAEEFVSKGRNTPFNGWEAKGWPILTIFEGNIVWEDAQ from the coding sequence ATGACAAAACTTATAAAGAATGTACAGATGTTGAATGAGCAAGGAGATTTAGTAGCAACAGAAATATTCATTGAGAATGGCAAAATTGCAGCAATCGGTGAACATTTAGATTACTCAACAGATGAAATAATTGATGGAAAAGGTCATGTTATAGCTCCAGGATTTGTTGATGTTCATGTGCACTTACGAGAACCAGGTTTTGAGCATAAAGAAACAATTGCTACAGGCTCTCTATCTGCTGCGAAAGGTGGATTCACAACTATTTGTGCAATGCCAAATACAAAGCCTGTGCCAGATTCAGCAAAAAACTTAAATTTAATTAATGGTTTAATTGAGAAAAGTGCAGTTGTAAGAGTACTTCCTTATGGTTCACTTACTGTGGCACAATCAGGGGATGCAAGAACAAATCTACAAGAGTTGAAAGAACACGGGGCGGTTGCTTTTTCAGACGATGGTGTAGGTGTACAAGCGGCATCAACAATGTATGAACAAATGAAGGATGCAGCAACTATTGGCATGACAGTTGTTGCTCACTGTGAAGATAACTCATTAATTTATGATGGAGTTATGCACGAAGGAAAACGAAATAAAGAACTAGGTTTACCAGGAATCCCATCTATTTGTGAATCCGTACAAATTGCACGTGATGTGCTACTAGCTGAAGCTGCAGGTGCACACTATCATGTATGTCACGTTTCTACAAAGGAATCTGTTAGGGTAGTTCGTGATGCAAAAGCAGCAGGAATCAATGTCACTGCTGAAGTTTGTCCACATCATTTGTTATTAGAAGAAATGGACATCCCATCAGATGATGCTAATTGGAAGATGAACCCACCACTTCGTGCAAATGAGGATTGGCAAGCATTACATGATGGCTTGCTAGACGGTACAATCGATTGTATTGCTACTGACCACGCTCCTCATACACAAGAAGAAAAATGTTGCGGTATGGTGGGAGCTCCATTTGGAATTGTAGGTTTTGAAACTGCTTTTCCACTTTTATATACACAATTCGTTGAAACTGGAAAATGGACATTAAAACAATTAATTGATTGGATGACTGTTAAACCAGCAAAATTGTTCAATTTACCTTACGGAAAAATTGAAGTTGGTACATCAGCCGATTTGATCTTAATTGACTTAGAGAAAAAGAAAGAAGTTAAAGCTGAAGAATTTGTTTCCAAAGGCCGCAATACACCATTTAATGGTTGGGAGGCAAAAGGTTGGCCAATTCTAACAATCTTTGAAGGTAATATTGTATGGGAGGATGCACAATGA
- a CDS encoding RidA family protein, producing the protein MTIVKTYDHGLWDHGITQGYSVNGTIYISGQFSHDMDGSFFGEGDIEVQTQQTFGNLDRVLEGFGVTKSNLAYMEIYLTNAQEHSEPVLRLFKEYLGQHRPAGSLIGVNYLAFPEQLIEISAIAHTN; encoded by the coding sequence ATGACTATTGTTAAAACCTACGATCACGGTCTTTGGGATCACGGTATTACCCAAGGTTACAGCGTCAACGGCACTATCTATATTTCAGGACAATTTTCCCACGATATGGATGGTTCGTTCTTTGGCGAGGGTGATATCGAAGTACAGACCCAACAGACGTTTGGAAATCTCGATCGAGTACTGGAGGGATTTGGTGTCACAAAGTCCAATCTCGCCTATATGGAAATCTATTTAACAAATGCGCAAGAACATTCCGAACCAGTCCTCAGGCTGTTCAAGGAATACCTAGGTCAACATCGACCGGCCGGCAGCCTCATCGGCGTGAATTACTTGGCATTCCCAGAGCAACTGATTGAAATCAGCGCCATCGCACACACCAATTAA